The following DNA comes from Amycolatopsis albispora.
TTCGACCGCAGCGTTCCCCGCTGGGTGTGCAGTTCCTCGCCCTGCTCGGACAGTTCGCTGCCGTGCCGCCCCCACTCGGCCGCCATCGAGCTCACCTCGCCGACGTCGGCGTTGTCCCAGAGCATCTGGTAGAGCTCTTCGTGGGTGTAGGCGTTCCAGTTCGTGCCGCCGGGCGGGATCGGTGAGCCGAAGTAGCCCTCCCACACGTTGCGCAGCAGGTCCACCACGGGCTGCGCGAGCGCCCCGATCGGCCCGGCCTGCTCGAGTCCGGCGGTGGCGGCCGCGGCCAGGTCCTGCACTCCGGCGGAGGCCTGGCCGATCAGCGTTCCGTCACCCGAGTTGTCGGTCATTTCCCGTCTTCCATCTGCACTGGTGCTCTGGGACCCGACCGTAGGGCGACGCGATGAAATTCTGATGTAACGCCGATCTCGCCTACTCAGCCGCTGGTCACAGCCGCGCGGGTGCGCCGGGCCGCAGGCTGTCCCGCCGGTCGGCGGCCCGCCTGGTGACCGCGAACCGCTCCTGGACCTCGGTCAGCAGCGAGCCGTAGGTCTGGTCGGTGATCTGCCCGAGCGCCCGCTGGTGCAGTTCGAGCGCGACGTCGAGATTGCCCAGTTCCTGTTCCGCGGTGGCGAGCCTGGTCAGGCAGCTGACGTAGAGCTTGCCGTCCGAGACCTCCTTGGCCGCTTCGGCGCCCTGCCGCAGGCAGCGCGCCGCCTCGGCGAAATCGCCCATCACCAGCCGGACCGAACCGGAGTAACACAGCGTCCGGCCCACCATCGACGGATTGCCGACCTTCTCCCCCAGCGCGTGCGAACGCGCGAAGCAGGCGAGTGCTTCCTCGTGCCTGCCGTTGAGGTGGTGCAGGTACCCGAGGGTGGAGATGGCCCGTTCCGCCAGCCAGTCGTCGTGGTACTCACCGGCCAGCGTCAGCGCCTCGGACAGCCGCTCGATCGGTTCCTCGTACCGCCCGGCCAGCACGTCGAGCGTGGCGATCCCGGCCAGCGCCCTGGCCCCCTCCTGGCCGCTGCCGGTGTGCTCGCTGATCCGCAGCGCCTCGGTGAACCACTCGCGTGCCTGGTCGTAGTAGCCGGGCATGGCGTGCGCGAAGCCGAGGTAGAGCCGGACCGCCGCGGGCATCCGCGGGTCGCTCGCCTGGTTCGCCAGCGGCAGCACCAGTTGCACGGCGGCGCGGCATTCGTCGTACCGGCTGAGCCGGACCAGGTAGTCGACCACGCTTTCGGCCAGCCAGCACGCCTGGTCGGCCCGGCCGACGCCGACCGCGTAGGCCACCACGTCGCTGAGGTCACCGGCTTGGTCGAGCCACGCCGTCGAGTCCCGCCAGCCGGTGAACGGCACGCCGTCGAGATCGGGGCCGCTGGGAAAGCTCGCCAGGCCGCACTCGCTGGCGTACCGCCCGGCGCCGATGTAGAGGTTCAGCACGGCGTTCCGCGCGGCCTCGACCACCTCCGGCGCTTCTTCGGCGGCCAGCCGCCGCGCGTACACCGCGACCAGGTCGTGCGGCCGGTAGCGGCCCGGCGCCGGCTGCTGCAGCAGGCTGGTGTCCACCAGGCTTTCCAGCGCGTTTTCCGCCTCCGCCACCGAAGAGCCGAGCAGCGCGGCGAGCGCCAGCCGGTCCAGTTCCGGGGTCGGCGCGAGCCCGAGCATGCGGAACGCGCGCTGCTCGAAGGCGGGCAGCTGCTCGTAGGACAGCCGGAACGCCGCCTCCACGCTGCGGTCCTCGGCGGTCAGCTCGCCGAGCCTGCTGCCGTCGTCGGCCAGCCGCGAGACCAGGTACTCGAATGTCCACATCGGACGGTTCTGCAGCCGGGCCCCGGCGATGCGCAGGGCCAGCGGCAACCGGCCGCACAACCGGGCCAGCTCGCGCACGGCCGCCTGCTCGCGACCCGCCCGCGCCCCGCCGACGATCCGGTTCAGCAGGTCCTGCGCCTGCTCCAGATCCAATGGTCCCAGCGAAACCCGGCGCGCGGTGTCCAAACCGGACAGGCGCCGCCTGCTGGTCACCAGCACCCGGCTGCCCGGCCCGGCGGGCAGCAGCGGACGCACCTGCTCGGCGCCGGAGGCGTCGTCGAGCACCAGCAGCAGGCGCAGCGAAGCGGTCGCCGCCCGCCAGTGCGCGGACAGCTCATCGAGATCGTCCATGGCCTGGTTGTCGTCCACGCCGACCGCGCGCAGCAGCCGCCTCAGCACGCGGGACGGGGCCAGCGCCGGCTGCCCGTCGCTGTGCCCGTGCAGGTTGACGAACAGGCAGCCGTCCGGGCACTGCTCACGCAACTGCTGCGCGGCACGCACCACCAGCGCGGTTTTCCCGGCACCGGCGACGCCGTCCACCGCGGCGATGGTCACCGCGTCGTCCTCCACCGGCGCGGTGAGCACGGCCAGTTCCCGGTCCCGGCCCGCCAGTTCCCCGGCGTCGAGCGGCAGTTCGACCCTGGCGCGCCGCACCGGTTCCTCGCGCCGGGTCGTGACCCCCAGCAGCGCGTCGTCCCCGCGCAGGATCGCCTGGTGCACCTGCTGGACTTCGGCGTCGGGCTCCATGCCCAGTTCCTCGACCAGCCGCTGCCGGAGCTTCACAAAAACCTCGAGCGCGTCGGCGCGGCGCCCGGCGGCGTAGTAGGCGCGCATCAGCAGCCCGGCCAGCGTCTCGTTGCGCGGGTGGGCGGCGCTGAGCACGGACAGCTCGTCGATCGCCTCGGTGTACCAGCCGAGGCGCAGCTGCCAGTCGACCTTTTCCTGCGACAGCACGATCCGGCGTTCGGTGAGCCGCCAGCGCTCCCCTTCGGCGAACGGGCCGGGCAGGCCGTCGAGCGGTTCGCCCTCGTACAGCGCGAGTGCCGTCGAATACAGCTCGACGGCCGCGGCCAGATCACCGGCACGCCCGGCTTCGGCGCCACGCGCGGCGATTTCCTCCAGCCGCACGGAATCCAGTTCGATCCCGTCGGCGGCGAAGCGGTAACCACCGCGTTCGCTGGCGATCACCGTGTCCGCGTCCACACCCGCGGCCGCCAGCGCCCGGCGCAGCCGGAAGACGTACCCCGGCACCACCTTCACGCCGGTGCCGGGTGGTTCGTCGCCCCAGACGCGGTCGAGCAGCTCGCTCTTGCCGAAGGTCACCCCCGGGCGGAGCAGCAGCGCGGCCAGCAACGCCTGCTGGCGCACCGGGCCCAGGTCCAGCGCCTGGTCGCCGTGCCAGGCACGCAGCCTGCCGAGCACGGCGAACCGCAGCCCGGTCACCGGGCCGCCCGGCCGAGCAGGTGCAGGATGACCTGCCGGTATTCGGCCTTCACCCGTGGTTTGTCCGCCTCGGCGGTCTCGGCCAGCGCGAGGCCGGCCCCGCCGAGGAGGTGGAAGGTCAGGCGGGTCATCGGTTCCCCCGGTAGCGCGTCGCCCTCGCTGGTGGCGAGCATCGCCCGCACCAGTTGCTCGATCAGCCCGTAGGCGTACTTTTCCTCGAACTCCAGCCACCGGCGGAAGCCGAACGCCACCGGTGCCTCCCGCCAGACCACGTGCCCGTACACCGGGTCGCAGCAGCATTCGAGGAAGGCATCGACGGCGGTGGCGGCGGCCTGCCACGGATCGGCGGCGCCCGCCGCGGCCTCGGTGACGCGATGCACCAGGTCGGCCTGGAGTTCTTCCACCACCGCTTCGAACAACGCGGCTTTCCCGGCGAAGTGGTGGTAGACCGCGCCGCGGCTGGCCTGGATGTCGGCGGCCACGTCCTCGAGCGTGGTGGCGGCGAACCCGTACTCGGCGAAGCGGCGGGTGGCGGCGTCCAGCAGCGCGGCCCTGGTTGCGTCCGAATACAACGCGCGCCGGTTCCGGAGCGTGGACATGCGCGCAGTATATGACCTACGCGGTGTATGTCCCGGACTCCGGGTAGGTCCCGGAAGAGAGCCACGGACTCGTCCCGGCCTGTCCCGGACGGCTCGCCCCGTACCCGGACACCGCGTGGGCTGCTTGCCTTCTCGGCGTTCCCCCGATGGAAAGGAGTGGCATGTCGTCCACGTCAGGAAGGCGGGTGGCGCTGGTGGCCGCCGCCGGTGTGCTGATCGGTGTCGCGAGCATCGGGGTCGCCGCGTAACCGGTGCCCTCGGCCGTCGCGATCGTCTACGGCGACTATTCGTGTTCGCGCCCGGCGGCACCTGCTTGCGGGCTGTACCTACTAGTATGTAGGTTCACGGCCATGCCTCTGGTGAGAATTGACGCGCTCCGCGCGACGCCCGAGCGGCTCGAAGCGCTCGGCCAGGCCGTGCACGAAGCTCTCGGTGAAGCGATCGGCATGCCGCCCGACGACCGGTTCCAGATCCTGACCAGCCACGACGGCACCACCAGCCAGCTCCGGTACGACGACTACCTCGGCATCCACCGCGACGAGGACATCGTCTACATCCAGATCACCCTCCGCGCCGGGCGCACCCCGGAGCAGAAGATGGCCCTGTACCGCCGGATCGCCGAACTCGCCCACGAGTACGCGGGCATCGAACCGCGGAACGTCTTCGTGGTGCTCACGGAGAACGCCTCGATCGACTGGTCCATCGGCAACGGCGAAGCCCAGTACGCGACCTAGTGCGCGTTTCACCAGTCTTGTTCGCGCTCTTCGCGCCCAGGCGGCCCCTGGCGGCACCGGGCCTTCGGCCGAGTACGCCCAGTACGAGGCCGAACGCCCGGCACCGCCAGGAACCACCTGGATCACGAAGCCCATCGAACAGACTGGTGAAACACGCCCTAACCCCGTCGCCGCGTGGCGAGCGCGAGTTGCTCCAGCAACGGCACCGTGCGGCGCCAGCCGAGGCACGGGTCGGTGACGCTCAGCTCCGGCCGCGGCTCCCCCGCCAAGGGCTGGTTGCCGTCGGACAGGTACGACTCGATCATCACCCCGGCCACCGCGTTGGCGCCTCCGGCGATCTGCGCGGCCAGGTCGGCGATCACCGCGGGCTGGCGGTTGTGGTCCTTGCCGCTGTTGCCGTGCGCGGCGTCGACCACCACGCGCGGCGGCAACCCGGCCGCGCGGAGCGCCGAAAGTGCTGCCGCCACGCTCGCCGCGTCGTAGTTCGGCGCCACGCCACCACGCAGCACCAGGTGCGCGGCCGGGTTCCCGGCGCTGTGCAGGGTGGTCAGCCGCCCGTCCGCCGCCACCCCGGGAAAGGTGTGCGGCAGCCCGGCCGCCTGGATCGCCTGCACCGCGGTGTCGAGACGGCCGGACACGCAGTTCTTCATCCCGATCGGCATCGGCAGCCACGAAGCCAGGTGCCGGTGCGGCTGGCTGGCCACCGTGCGCGCGCCGACCGCGCCCCAGCTGACCAGGTCCGCCACGTAGTGCGCGAGCACCGGGTCGACGAACTCGTACGCCAGCGGCAGCCCGGTGGCCGCCGCGTCGAGCAGGAACGACCGGCCGCGCCGGATCCCGGTGGCGATGTCGCCCTTGCCGTCGAGCGTCGGGTCCGGCAGCAGCCCGGTCCAGCCCGCGACGGTGCGGGGTTTCTCCAGGTACGCGCGCAGCACCACAACGAGGTCGTCGGCGTACCGCTCGGCGGCGTCGGCGAGCCGCCGCGCGTAGTCGAGCGCGGCTTCCGGGTCGTGCACCGAGCACGGGCCGGCCACCACCAGCAGGCGCCGGTCGCGCCGGGCGAGCACGGCGTCGATGGTGGCGCGGTGGCGGCCGACCGCTTCCGGCAGCGGCCGCCCGCCGGTGACCTCGGCGGGCGTGGGCAGGGTGTCCTGGTCAGGCATCCGGGGAGTCCTTCTCTCGGGGAAGGCGGAGCGCGCCGGCCGCGGCGACCAGCGCCAGGCCGAGCACCCACCAGAAGGCGTCGGCGAAGGCGGCGGGCAGGTCGGTCCCGCGCGCGGTCAGGCGGTGCTGCAGCACCACGGCCAGCGCCGCGGTGCCGAGCGAGCCACCGACGGTGTTGAGCAGGTTGAGCGCCCCGGCGGCGCGGGGCAGCTGGGCCGGGGCGATGCGGCGGTAGACGATGGTCATCACCGGCGCGCCGATCATCGCCGCGCCGAATCCCCGCACCAGCAGGGAAACCGCGATCACCGCGTCCGGCAGCCCCGGCCCGAGCTGGGTGAACGCGGCCGTGCCCGCGGCGACCAGCGCGATGCCGGTGAGCACCAGCGTCCGCGGGGCCACCGCGTCCACCAGCCGGTTCACCAGGAACGACCCGGCCAGCGCGCCCGCACCCTGCGGCGCCAGCAGCAGCCCGGTTTCCCACGCGGACAGGTGCTCGCCGGTCTGCAGGTACAGCGGCAGCAGGAACATCGTGCCGAACACCGACGCGCCCAGCACCACCAGCGCCAGCGCCGCGACCCCGAACGGCGGCCGCGCGAACAAGCGCGGATCGAGCAACGGGACCCGGGTCGTCCGCAGGCCGTGCACGGCAAACCCGGTCAGCATCAGCGCACCGAGCACCACGGCGAGCACCGCCGTCCACGACGGCACCGCCTGCTCGTGCCCGATCCCGGTCAGGCCGAACACCAGCACCGCCAGTCCCGGCGACAGCAGCGCGGCACCGCGGAAGTCGAACGGGGTGCGCTCGGCGGCGGGCGGCACCACCGGCACGAACCGCCGCGCCAGCACGATCGCCACCAGCCCGATCGGCAGGTTGACGTAGAACAGCCACGGCCAGTCCGCGAGACCGAGAACGGCACCGCCGAGCAGCGGGCCGAGCACCGGCGACAGCAGCGGCACCACTCCGACGATGCTGATCACGCGCCCGATCCGGTCGCGCCCGGCGGCGCGGGCGAGCAGCGCCTGCCCGGTCGGTGGCAGCAGCCCGCCCGCCAATCCCTGGAGCACGCGGAAGGCGATCAGACTGGGCAGCGACCAGGCCAGCGCGCACAGCAGCGAGCCGAGCAGGAACCCGGCCACCGCGAGCAGCCAGACCCGGCGGCCGCCGAAGCGGTCGGCCAGCCAGCCCGATGCGGGCACGGCGGCGACCACCGCGAGCAGGTACGCCGTGCTCACCCACT
Coding sequences within:
- a CDS encoding DHA2 family efflux MFS transporter permease subunit, whose amino-acid sequence is MSTVSPPVGAALWRTAFVLVLGTFMATLDSTIVSVGVAELAAEFSAPVTGIQWVSTAYLLAVVAAVPASGWLADRFGGRRVWLLAVAGFLLGSLLCALAWSLPSLIAFRVLQGLAGGLLPPTGQALLARAAGRDRIGRVISIVGVVPLLSPVLGPLLGGAVLGLADWPWLFYVNLPIGLVAIVLARRFVPVVPPAAERTPFDFRGAALLSPGLAVLVFGLTGIGHEQAVPSWTAVLAVVLGALMLTGFAVHGLRTTRVPLLDPRLFARPPFGVAALALVVLGASVFGTMFLLPLYLQTGEHLSAWETGLLLAPQGAGALAGSFLVNRLVDAVAPRTLVLTGIALVAAGTAAFTQLGPGLPDAVIAVSLLVRGFGAAMIGAPVMTIVYRRIAPAQLPRAAGALNLLNTVGGSLGTAALAVVLQHRLTARGTDLPAAFADAFWWVLGLALVAAAGALRLPREKDSPDA
- a CDS encoding 3-deoxy-7-phosphoheptulonate synthase, with the translated sequence MPDQDTLPTPAEVTGGRPLPEAVGRHRATIDAVLARRDRRLLVVAGPCSVHDPEAALDYARRLADAAERYADDLVVVLRAYLEKPRTVAGWTGLLPDPTLDGKGDIATGIRRGRSFLLDAAATGLPLAYEFVDPVLAHYVADLVSWGAVGARTVASQPHRHLASWLPMPIGMKNCVSGRLDTAVQAIQAAGLPHTFPGVAADGRLTTLHSAGNPAAHLVLRGGVAPNYDAASVAAALSALRAAGLPPRVVVDAAHGNSGKDHNRQPAVIADLAAQIAGGANAVAGVMIESYLSDGNQPLAGEPRPELSVTDPCLGWRRTVPLLEQLALATRRRG
- a CDS encoding AfsR/SARP family transcriptional regulator translates to MTGLRFAVLGRLRAWHGDQALDLGPVRQQALLAALLLRPGVTFGKSELLDRVWGDEPPGTGVKVVPGYVFRLRRALAAAGVDADTVIASERGGYRFAADGIELDSVRLEEIAARGAEAGRAGDLAAAVELYSTALALYEGEPLDGLPGPFAEGERWRLTERRIVLSQEKVDWQLRLGWYTEAIDELSVLSAAHPRNETLAGLLMRAYYAAGRRADALEVFVKLRQRLVEELGMEPDAEVQQVHQAILRGDDALLGVTTRREEPVRRARVELPLDAGELAGRDRELAVLTAPVEDDAVTIAAVDGVAGAGKTALVVRAAQQLREQCPDGCLFVNLHGHSDGQPALAPSRVLRRLLRAVGVDDNQAMDDLDELSAHWRAATASLRLLLVLDDASGAEQVRPLLPAGPGSRVLVTSRRRLSGLDTARRVSLGPLDLEQAQDLLNRIVGGARAGREQAAVRELARLCGRLPLALRIAGARLQNRPMWTFEYLVSRLADDGSRLGELTAEDRSVEAAFRLSYEQLPAFEQRAFRMLGLAPTPELDRLALAALLGSSVAEAENALESLVDTSLLQQPAPGRYRPHDLVAVYARRLAAEEAPEVVEAARNAVLNLYIGAGRYASECGLASFPSGPDLDGVPFTGWRDSTAWLDQAGDLSDVVAYAVGVGRADQACWLAESVVDYLVRLSRYDECRAAVQLVLPLANQASDPRMPAAVRLYLGFAHAMPGYYDQAREWFTEALRISEHTGSGQEGARALAGIATLDVLAGRYEEPIERLSEALTLAGEYHDDWLAERAISTLGYLHHLNGRHEEALACFARSHALGEKVGNPSMVGRTLCYSGSVRLVMGDFAEAARCLRQGAEAAKEVSDGKLYVSCLTRLATAEQELGNLDVALELHQRALGQITDQTYGSLLTEVQERFAVTRRAADRRDSLRPGAPARL
- a CDS encoding tautomerase family protein; translated protein: MPLVRIDALRATPERLEALGQAVHEALGEAIGMPPDDRFQILTSHDGTTSQLRYDDYLGIHRDEDIVYIQITLRAGRTPEQKMALYRRIAELAHEYAGIEPRNVFVVLTENASIDWSIGNGEAQYAT
- a CDS encoding TetR/AcrR family transcriptional regulator, translated to MSTLRNRRALYSDATRAALLDAATRRFAEYGFAATTLEDVAADIQASRGAVYHHFAGKAALFEAVVEELQADLVHRVTEAAAGAADPWQAAATAVDAFLECCCDPVYGHVVWREAPVAFGFRRWLEFEEKYAYGLIEQLVRAMLATSEGDALPGEPMTRLTFHLLGGAGLALAETAEADKPRVKAEYRQVILHLLGRAAR